A single genomic interval of Nomascus leucogenys isolate Asia chromosome 3, Asia_NLE_v1, whole genome shotgun sequence harbors:
- the RSPH3 gene encoding radial spoke head protein 3 homolog isoform X1 translates to MTVKPAKAVSLPRNLAKRRRTYPGGATGRSQEPEVPCAAVLPRKPADRNCSEFPPPDRTVGCWATDAAAAAGLCGAGSEPSIAPTSCAGNLPSRPPPLLSPLLASRNPCPWHYLHLSGSHNTLAPTCFKAKLHRKRGSQPPDMASALTDRTSRAPSTYTYTSRPRALPCQRSRYRDSLTHPDEEPMRYGNIMYDRRVIRGNTYALQTGPLLRQPDSLELQRQREAKKRALARKQAQEQLRPQTPEPVEGRKHVDVQTELYLEEIADRLIEVDMECQTDAFLDRPPTPLFIPAKTGKDVATQILEGELFDFDLEVKPVLEVLVGKTIEQSLLEVMEEEELANLRASQREYEELQNSERAEVQRLEEQERRHREEKERRKKQQWEIVHKHNETSQKVAARAFAQRYLADLLPSVFGSLRDSGYFYDPIERDIELGFLPWLMNEVEKTMEYSMVGRTVLDMLIREVVEKRLHMYEHGEDTHQSAEPKDEPGGPGAMTESLEASEFPEQSMSQTQKLLLDGDYLQRTTYDRRSSQERKFMEERELLGQDEETAMRKSLGEEELS, encoded by the exons ATGACGGTCAAGCCAGCCAAGGCCGTCTCCCTACCCAGGAACCTCGCAAAGCGCAGGCGTACGTACCCGGGTGGCGCGACTGGGCGGAGTCAAGAGCCGGAAGTTCCTTGCGCCGCAGTCCTTCCCCGGAAACCCGCGGACCGGAACTGCTCGGAGTTCCCGCCCCCAGACAGAACCGTGGGTTGCTGGGCAACCGATGCGGCCGCCGCTGCTGGTCTCTGTGGTGCTGGGAGCGAGCCCAGTATAGCTCCCACCTCCTGTGCTGGTAACCTCCCGTCCCGCCCGCCTCCCTTGTTGTCGCCTCTCCTCGCGTCGCGGAATCCTTGCCCTTGGCACTACTTACATCTCTCCGGGTCCCACAACACCTTAGCGCCCACCTGCTTCAAAGCCAAGCTCCACCGAAAGCGAGGCAGTCAGCCCCCGGACATGGCCTCGGCCCTGACTGATCGCACCTCTCGGGCCCCGAGCACCTACACCTACACCAGCCGGCCCCGAGCACTGCCCTGCCAGCGCAGCCGTTACCGGGACAGCCTGACGCATCC AGATGAAGAACCTATGCGTTATGGAAACATAATGTATGACAGAAGGGTAATTCGAGGCAACACTTATGCACTCCAGACAGGGCCACTG CTCAGACAGCCTGATTCTCTAGAGCTTCAGAGACAACGGGAGGCTAAGAAGAGGGCTCTTGCCAGAAAACAAGCCCAAGAGCAGCTCAGACCACAAACACCTGAACCTGTGGAAGGCAGAAAGCATGTCGATGTGCAAACAG AATTATACCTTGAAGAAATTGCTGATCGCCTAATAGAAGTTGATATGGAATGCCAAACAGATGCATTTTTGGACAGACCACCAACACCACTCTTTATTCCTGCCAAAACTGGCAAAGATGTGGCCACTCAAATACTAGAAGGAGAG CTCTTTGACTTTGATCTTGAAGTTAAACCAGTGTTAGAAGTTTTGGTGGGGAAGACAATTGAGCAGTCTCTTCTGGAAGTAATGGAAGAAGAAGAGCTGGCTAACCTGCGGGCCAGTCAGCGTGAGTATGAAGAACTACAGAATAGTGAACGTGCTGAAGTTCAACGACTTGAAGAGCAAGAGAGGCGACACCGagaagaaaaa GAACGGCGTAAGAAACAGCAGTGGGAAATAGTGCACAAGCACAACGAGACATCACAAAAAGTCGCCGCCCGAGCATTTGCACAGCGTTACCTGGCTGACCTTCTCCCGTCTGTTTTTGGCAGCCTCAGGGATAGTGGCTACTTTTATGATCCCATTGAAAGAG ATATTGAGTTAGGATTTCTTCCATGGCTAATGAATGAAGTTGAAAAAACCATGGAATATAGCATGGTGGGAAGAACAGTGCTTGACA TGTTGATCCGTGAGGTGGTTGAAAAGAGACTGCATATGTATGAGCATGGGGAAGACACACATCAGTCTGCAGAACCCAAGGATGAGCCTGGTGGTCCTGGAGCAATGACAGAGTCACTGGAGGCCTCTGAATTCCCGGAGCAGAGCATGTCACAGACACAGAAGCTGCTTTTAGATGGAGACTACCTACAAAGAACAACATATGACAGAAGGTCATCCCAGGAAAGGAAGTTTATGGAAGAGAGAGAGCTCTTAGGGCAGGATGAAGAAACAGCAATGAGGAAGTCCTTAGGGGAGGAAGAATTGTCATAG
- the RSPH3 gene encoding radial spoke head protein 3 homolog isoform X2 produces the protein MTVKPAKAVSLPRNLAKRRRTYPGGATGRSQEPEVPCAAVLPRKPADRNCSEFPPPDRTVGCWATDAAAAAGLCGAGSEPSIAPTSCAGNLPSRPPPLLSPLLASRNPCPWHYLHLSGSHNTLAPTCFKAKLHRKRGSQPPDMASALTDRTSRAPSTYTYTSRPRALPCQRSRYRDSLTHPDEEPMRYGNIMYDRRVIRGNTYALQTGPLLFDFDLEVKPVLEVLVGKTIEQSLLEVMEEEELANLRASQREYEELQNSERAEVQRLEEQERRHREEKERRKKQQWEIVHKHNETSQKVAARAFAQRYLADLLPSVFGSLRDSGYFYDPIERDIELGFLPWLMNEVEKTMEYSMVGRTVLDMLIREVVEKRLHMYEHGEDTHQSAEPKDEPGGPGAMTESLEASEFPEQSMSQTQKLLLDGDYLQRTTYDRRSSQERKFMEERELLGQDEETAMRKSLGEEELS, from the exons ATGACGGTCAAGCCAGCCAAGGCCGTCTCCCTACCCAGGAACCTCGCAAAGCGCAGGCGTACGTACCCGGGTGGCGCGACTGGGCGGAGTCAAGAGCCGGAAGTTCCTTGCGCCGCAGTCCTTCCCCGGAAACCCGCGGACCGGAACTGCTCGGAGTTCCCGCCCCCAGACAGAACCGTGGGTTGCTGGGCAACCGATGCGGCCGCCGCTGCTGGTCTCTGTGGTGCTGGGAGCGAGCCCAGTATAGCTCCCACCTCCTGTGCTGGTAACCTCCCGTCCCGCCCGCCTCCCTTGTTGTCGCCTCTCCTCGCGTCGCGGAATCCTTGCCCTTGGCACTACTTACATCTCTCCGGGTCCCACAACACCTTAGCGCCCACCTGCTTCAAAGCCAAGCTCCACCGAAAGCGAGGCAGTCAGCCCCCGGACATGGCCTCGGCCCTGACTGATCGCACCTCTCGGGCCCCGAGCACCTACACCTACACCAGCCGGCCCCGAGCACTGCCCTGCCAGCGCAGCCGTTACCGGGACAGCCTGACGCATCC AGATGAAGAACCTATGCGTTATGGAAACATAATGTATGACAGAAGGGTAATTCGAGGCAACACTTATGCACTCCAGACAGGGCCACTG CTCTTTGACTTTGATCTTGAAGTTAAACCAGTGTTAGAAGTTTTGGTGGGGAAGACAATTGAGCAGTCTCTTCTGGAAGTAATGGAAGAAGAAGAGCTGGCTAACCTGCGGGCCAGTCAGCGTGAGTATGAAGAACTACAGAATAGTGAACGTGCTGAAGTTCAACGACTTGAAGAGCAAGAGAGGCGACACCGagaagaaaaa GAACGGCGTAAGAAACAGCAGTGGGAAATAGTGCACAAGCACAACGAGACATCACAAAAAGTCGCCGCCCGAGCATTTGCACAGCGTTACCTGGCTGACCTTCTCCCGTCTGTTTTTGGCAGCCTCAGGGATAGTGGCTACTTTTATGATCCCATTGAAAGAG ATATTGAGTTAGGATTTCTTCCATGGCTAATGAATGAAGTTGAAAAAACCATGGAATATAGCATGGTGGGAAGAACAGTGCTTGACA TGTTGATCCGTGAGGTGGTTGAAAAGAGACTGCATATGTATGAGCATGGGGAAGACACACATCAGTCTGCAGAACCCAAGGATGAGCCTGGTGGTCCTGGAGCAATGACAGAGTCACTGGAGGCCTCTGAATTCCCGGAGCAGAGCATGTCACAGACACAGAAGCTGCTTTTAGATGGAGACTACCTACAAAGAACAACATATGACAGAAGGTCATCCCAGGAAAGGAAGTTTATGGAAGAGAGAGAGCTCTTAGGGCAGGATGAAGAAACAGCAATGAGGAAGTCCTTAGGGGAGGAAGAATTGTCATAG